The following are from one region of the Lacinutrix sp. Bg11-31 genome:
- a CDS encoding Na(+)-translocating NADH-quinone reductase subunit A, translated as MSNDIKIKKGLDIKLKGAAEKATENAIISNTCTVRPEDFHSVIPKLSVKVGEKVKAGQALFFNKTNENVKFASPVSGEVTEIARGEKRKILSITIQADKEQSFEDFGALNVDSAKTEDIKAKLLASGCWAFVKQRPYDVIANPEVAPKAIFVSAYASAPLAADLDYTLAGKEAELQAAVSALAKLTEGKVHVGVGKNGNSPLAGLSNVSIHNVSGPHPSGNVGTLINKIDPVNKGETVWTVAAQDLVIIGELLLTGKFNAERVVALAGSSVKKPRYFRTKIGSEIATMVYDNGVDKDGNDRIISGNVLSGKQVKPDGALDYYSNVVSVIPEGDDYEFFGWNKPIFNKVSTSRALTFSWLTPKKEFALNTNTNGEHRNFVTTGTYEAVFPLDIFPMQILKSCMYQDLDEMEALGMYEVAPEDFALTEFVCVSKQPHQDIIRKGLDLMLKEIG; from the coding sequence ATGTCAAACGACATTAAGATTAAAAAAGGTCTAGATATAAAACTTAAAGGAGCTGCAGAAAAGGCAACAGAAAACGCCATAATAAGCAACACCTGTACAGTTAGACCAGAAGACTTTCACAGTGTAATTCCAAAATTATCGGTTAAAGTTGGTGAAAAAGTAAAGGCTGGACAAGCTTTGTTTTTCAATAAAACCAACGAAAACGTAAAATTTGCTTCACCAGTTTCTGGAGAGGTTACTGAAATTGCTCGTGGTGAAAAACGTAAAATTCTTTCTATAACAATTCAAGCAGATAAAGAGCAATCTTTCGAAGATTTTGGAGCTTTAAATGTAGATTCGGCAAAAACTGAAGATATAAAAGCGAAATTATTAGCTTCAGGTTGTTGGGCATTTGTAAAGCAACGTCCTTACGATGTTATTGCAAATCCAGAAGTTGCTCCAAAAGCAATTTTTGTTTCGGCTTATGCTAGCGCGCCTTTAGCGGCAGATTTAGACTATACTTTAGCTGGTAAAGAGGCAGAGTTGCAAGCAGCAGTTTCAGCTTTAGCTAAATTAACAGAAGGTAAAGTACATGTTGGAGTTGGTAAAAACGGTAATTCGCCATTGGCAGGATTATCTAATGTTAGCATCCACAATGTGTCTGGACCGCATCCATCAGGAAATGTTGGAACACTTATAAATAAAATAGACCCAGTTAATAAAGGAGAAACAGTTTGGACTGTTGCTGCTCAAGACTTGGTAATTATTGGTGAATTATTATTAACTGGTAAGTTTAATGCAGAGCGTGTAGTTGCTTTAGCAGGATCATCGGTTAAAAAGCCACGTTATTTTAGAACTAAAATAGGAAGCGAAATCGCAACTATGGTTTACGATAATGGTGTAGATAAAGACGGAAACGACAGAATTATTTCTGGAAACGTTTTATCTGGAAAACAAGTAAAACCAGATGGTGCTCTAGATTATTACAGTAATGTAGTATCTGTAATCCCAGAAGGTGATGATTACGAATTTTTTGGATGGAATAAACCAATCTTTAATAAAGTATCAACGTCTAGAGCACTTACTTTTTCTTGGTTAACACCTAAAAAAGAATTTGCTTTAAATACCAATACAAACGGAGAACATAGGAATTTTGTAACAACAGGGACTTACGAAGCAGTTTTTCCTTTAGATATTTTTCCAATGCAGATTTTGAAATCGTGTATGTATCAAGATTTAGATGAAATGGAAGCTTTAGGAATGTACGAAGTTGCACCAGAAGATTTCGCCTTAACAGAATTTGTTTGTGTATCTAAACAACCACACCAAGATATTATTAGAAAAGGTCTTGATTTAATGCTTAAAGAGATAGGATAA
- a CDS encoding NADH:ubiquinone reductase (Na(+)-transporting) subunit B → MGLKSNLHNLKEKYKGTKMAPAFNAIHTFLYLPNETTHNGTHIKAADDLKRTMNIVIMAMVPCLIFGMFNAGYQHYSAIDALAGVAREASLFGNFLTWDNFVIGAWQVLPLVIVSYGVGLLVEFIFAVIKGHEVEEGYLVTGMLVPLIVPIDIPLWMLSVAVIFGVVIGKEVFGGTGMNILNPALTIRAFLFFAYPTWMSGDKVWVHGADPRVQDLAAGATPDALSGETILGGLAQNNSSMLDSAGDIWNAFYGFIPGSVGETSTLLIILGGLFLVFTKVGSWRIMLSSVAGAIVMGLIFNGIASAEWISESSKFYGLMSTDFWMHLLIGGFAFGTVYMATDPVTASQTNKGKIIYGFLIGILSIMIRVFNPAYPEGVMLAILLMNVFAPTIDHYVVQGNVKRRMKRLKVKTA, encoded by the coding sequence ATGGGTTTAAAAAGCAATTTACATAACTTAAAAGAAAAGTATAAAGGAACAAAAATGGCTCCTGCATTTAATGCAATCCATACTTTTTTATACTTGCCAAATGAGACGACGCATAACGGAACTCACATTAAGGCAGCCGACGATTTAAAACGTACCATGAATATTGTTATTATGGCAATGGTACCATGTTTAATCTTTGGAATGTTTAACGCAGGTTATCAGCACTATTCAGCAATAGATGCATTAGCAGGTGTTGCAAGAGAAGCTTCTTTATTTGGGAACTTTCTAACTTGGGATAACTTTGTTATTGGAGCATGGCAAGTATTGCCACTAGTAATTGTTTCTTATGGTGTTGGTTTATTAGTAGAATTTATTTTCGCAGTAATAAAAGGACACGAAGTAGAAGAAGGTTACTTAGTAACAGGAATGTTAGTGCCATTAATTGTACCAATCGATATTCCATTATGGATGTTATCTGTTGCAGTTATTTTTGGTGTAGTAATAGGAAAAGAAGTGTTTGGTGGAACAGGAATGAATATTCTTAATCCAGCATTAACAATACGTGCCTTTTTATTCTTTGCATATCCAACTTGGATGTCTGGAGATAAAGTTTGGGTACATGGAGCAGACCCTAGAGTTCAAGACCTTGCAGCAGGAGCAACACCAGATGCATTGTCTGGAGAGACTATTTTAGGAGGTTTAGCACAAAATAATTCTAGCATGTTAGATTCAGCTGGAGATATATGGAATGCCTTTTACGGTTTTATTCCTGGTTCAGTTGGAGAAACATCAACATTATTAATAATATTAGGAGGTTTGTTTTTAGTATTTACTAAAGTAGGAAGCTGGAGAATAATGTTATCATCTGTTGCAGGTGCCATTGTTATGGGATTAATATTTAATGGTATTGCTTCTGCAGAATGGATTTCAGAATCAAGTAAGTTTTACGGCTTAATGAGTACAGATTTTTGGATGCATTTACTTATTGGAGGTTTTGCCTTTGGTACAGTATATATGGCAACAGATCCTGTAACAGCATCACAAACAAACAAAGGAAAAATTATATATGGATTCTTAATAGGTATACTATCAATTATGATTCGTGTATTCAATCCAGCCTATCCAGAAGGTGTAATGCTAGCCATTTTATTAATGAATGTCTTTGCACCAACTATCGATCATTACGTAGTACAAGGAAATGTAAAACGTAGAATGAAACGTTTAAAAGTTAAAACAGCATAA
- a CDS encoding Na(+)-translocating NADH-quinone reductase subunit C: protein MAVNTDKNSYTILFAIAMVVVVGSVLAFTASSLKPAITKNKEIERQQNILYAMGINGNEGTGDITFVEKAKVADAFKTNVSEQIVLEVKGGKVLKEMTRDEFMKSKDQGAGKEPYLIDIKKEQTKAKNGESRFLPLFKGTQDGKTVYVTAVRGKGLWDAIWGYVTLDKDMVVQGAFFDHAGETPGLGANIKQRYFMDDFQGEKLLNDAGVFKGIKVAKGNNDPVNKIKDDNEVDALAGATITGDGVSAMIKKDLKLYLPYFKNLK, encoded by the coding sequence ATGGCAGTTAACACAGATAAAAACTCATATACTATACTCTTTGCTATTGCAATGGTAGTAGTTGTTGGATCAGTATTAGCCTTTACAGCATCGTCTTTAAAGCCTGCGATTACGAAAAACAAAGAAATCGAAAGGCAGCAGAATATTCTCTATGCTATGGGAATTAATGGTAACGAAGGTACTGGAGATATTACTTTTGTAGAGAAAGCTAAAGTAGCAGATGCTTTTAAAACTAATGTTTCAGAGCAAATAGTTCTAGAAGTAAAAGGCGGAAAGGTTTTAAAAGAAATGACTCGTGATGAGTTCATGAAATCTAAAGACCAAGGCGCAGGAAAAGAACCTTATTTAATAGATATTAAAAAGGAACAAACTAAAGCGAAAAACGGTGAGTCAAGATTTTTGCCTTTATTTAAAGGAACCCAAGATGGTAAAACAGTTTATGTTACTGCTGTTAGAGGAAAAGGGCTTTGGGATGCAATTTGGGGCTATGTTACTTTAGATAAAGACATGGTTGTTCAAGGCGCGTTTTTCGATCATGCTGGTGAAACTCCTGGTTTAGGAGCAAACATTAAGCAACGTTACTTTATGGATGATTTCCAAGGTGAAAAATTATTAAATGATGCTGGTGTTTTTAAAGGAATCAAAGTAGCTAAAGGAAACAACGATCCAGTTAACAAGATAAAAGATGATAACGAAGTTGATGCTCTAGCAGGAGCAACAATTACAGGAGATGGTGTATCTGCAATGATAAAGAAAGATTTAAAATTGTATTTACCTTACTTTAAAAACTTAAAATAA
- a CDS encoding NADH:ubiquinone reductase (Na(+)-transporting) subunit D, producing MGLLSKKDAKLITDPLADNNPITIQVLGICSALAITAELKASLVMGIAVLFVLGVGNVVISLMRNIIPSKIRIIVQLIVVAALVIIVDQVLKAFAYDLSKTLSVFIGLIITNCIIMGRFEAFALANKPWQSFLDGIGNALGYAVILVIVGFFRELLGSGTLFGIPVLGDPIEMTGVYALGYENNGFMLMPPMALIIVGLIIWVQRSRNKDLIED from the coding sequence ATGGGACTACTTTCAAAAAAAGACGCAAAGTTAATCACAGATCCATTAGCAGATAATAACCCAATTACTATTCAAGTATTAGGTATTTGTTCTGCTTTAGCAATTACTGCAGAGCTTAAAGCTTCTTTAGTAATGGGAATTGCTGTATTGTTTGTATTAGGAGTTGGTAATGTTGTAATCTCTTTAATGAGAAACATAATACCTTCAAAAATTAGAATTATTGTACAGCTAATTGTTGTTGCAGCTTTAGTAATTATTGTAGATCAAGTACTTAAAGCTTTTGCTTACGACTTAAGTAAAACACTTTCGGTATTTATTGGCTTAATTATTACCAACTGTATTATTATGGGACGTTTTGAAGCTTTTGCTTTAGCAAACAAACCATGGCAATCGTTTTTAGATGGTATTGGTAATGCTTTAGGATATGCAGTTATTTTAGTAATTGTAGGTTTCTTTAGAGAGCTTTTAGGTTCTGGTACACTTTTCGGAATTCCTGTTTTAGGAGATCCTATCGAAATGACTGGAGTTTATGCTTTAGGTTACGAAAACAATGGTTTTATGTTAATGCCTCCAATGGCTTTAATAATTGTAGGATTAATAATCTGGGTACAACGTAGTAGAAATAAAGATTTAATCGAGGATTAA
- the nqrE gene encoding NADH:ubiquinone reductase (Na(+)-transporting) subunit E, with protein sequence MIEHLELFFKSIFVDNMVFAVFLGMCSYLAVSKKVATAVGLGAAVIFVLAITVPLNWLLDQYLLQPGALAWLDGSSNGEGFSGMDLGFLSFIMFIATIATMVQLVEIVVEKFSPSLYNSLGIFLPLIAVNCAILGGSLFMQSREIETFGLAVNYGVSSGIGWFLAILAIAAIREKIRYSNVPAPLRGLGITFIITGLMGIGFLSFGGMLTGGDEEEASPEPTAQIEKTQTEDAKVLAENTKIAE encoded by the coding sequence ATGATAGAACATTTAGAATTATTTTTCAAGTCAATTTTTGTTGACAATATGGTGTTTGCGGTTTTCTTGGGTATGTGTTCATACTTAGCCGTTTCTAAAAAAGTTGCAACAGCAGTTGGACTTGGAGCAGCCGTAATATTTGTATTAGCGATCACTGTACCATTAAACTGGTTGTTAGATCAATATTTATTACAACCAGGAGCATTAGCTTGGTTAGATGGGAGTTCAAACGGAGAAGGTTTCTCTGGTATGGATTTAGGTTTCCTTTCTTTCATTATGTTTATTGCAACCATTGCAACAATGGTACAATTAGTAGAGATAGTGGTAGAGAAATTCTCACCATCATTATATAATTCACTTGGTATTTTCTTACCATTAATTGCAGTAAACTGTGCCATTTTAGGTGGTTCATTATTTATGCAGTCTCGTGAAATTGAAACGTTTGGTTTAGCAGTAAATTATGGAGTGTCTTCTGGAATTGGTTGGTTTTTAGCAATTTTAGCAATTGCAGCTATTCGAGAAAAAATTAGATATTCTAATGTGCCTGCACCTTTAAGAGGATTAGGAATTACATTTATCATTACAGGTTTAATGGGAATTGGATTTTTAAGTTTTGGTGGTATGTTAACAGGTGGAGACGAAGAAGAAGCTTCTCCAGAGCCAACAGCACAAATAGAAAAAACACAAACTGAAGACGCTAAGGTATTAGCCGAAAACACTAAAATAGCAGAATAG
- the nqrF gene encoding NADH:ubiquinone reductase (Na(+)-transporting) subunit F: protein MILAAGTGATVITTVVAFLIIALVLISLLLFVKQKLSPSGPVKILINGEREIEVASGDTLLSTLGGNKIFLPSACGGGGTCIQCECHVLSGGGEALPTETPHFSRKELAHGARLSCQVKVKQDMEITIPEEVFGIKKWEATVVSNYNVATFIKEFVVEIPEDMGYKAGGYIQIEIPECEINYSEMDVTAHPEDHPGEPNKFEADWDKFGLRPLVMKNKELVERAYSMASYPAEGRKIMLNVRVATPPFDRAKGGWMDVNPGVASSYIFNQKVGDKVTISGPYGEFFINESEAEMLYVGGGAGMAPMRSHLYELFRTLKTGRKVTYWYGGRSKAELFYIHYFRALEKDFQNFKFFIALSDPTEADNWQLKQSVEDPNGDGFTGFIHQVVIDQYLSKHETPEDIELYFCGPPLMNQAVQKMGEDFGLDDENIRFDDFGG from the coding sequence ATGATTTTAGCAGCAGGAACAGGAGCAACAGTAATAACAACAGTAGTAGCGTTTTTAATTATTGCGTTAGTACTAATAAGTTTATTATTATTTGTAAAGCAAAAACTATCACCATCAGGTCCAGTAAAGATCTTAATTAATGGTGAACGTGAAATAGAAGTAGCATCTGGAGATACATTATTATCTACTTTAGGTGGTAATAAAATTTTCTTACCATCGGCTTGTGGTGGTGGTGGAACATGTATTCAATGTGAATGTCACGTACTATCTGGAGGTGGCGAAGCATTACCTACAGAAACACCTCACTTTTCTAGAAAAGAATTAGCTCATGGCGCACGTTTATCTTGTCAGGTAAAAGTGAAACAAGACATGGAAATTACAATTCCTGAAGAAGTTTTCGGAATTAAAAAATGGGAAGCAACTGTAGTTTCAAACTATAATGTGGCCACTTTTATTAAAGAATTTGTAGTTGAAATCCCTGAAGATATGGGATATAAAGCTGGTGGGTATATTCAAATTGAAATCCCAGAATGTGAAATAAATTACTCAGAAATGGATGTTACTGCTCACCCAGAAGATCATCCAGGTGAACCAAATAAATTTGAAGCAGATTGGGACAAGTTTGGTTTAAGGCCATTAGTTATGAAAAATAAAGAATTGGTTGAACGTGCTTATTCTATGGCTTCTTATCCTGCAGAAGGTAGAAAAATCATGCTTAATGTACGTGTAGCAACACCTCCTTTCGATCGCGCAAAAGGCGGATGGATGGACGTTAATCCAGGTGTAGCTTCTTCATATATTTTTAACCAAAAAGTAGGAGATAAAGTAACAATTTCTGGACCTTACGGTGAATTCTTTATTAATGAGTCTGAAGCTGAAATGCTTTATGTAGGTGGTGGAGCAGGTATGGCACCAATGCGTTCTCATTTATATGAATTGTTTAGAACATTAAAAACAGGAAGAAAAGTAACATATTGGTATGGTGGACGTTCTAAAGCAGAATTATTCTACATCCATTACTTTAGAGCATTAGAGAAAGATTTTCAAAATTTTAAATTCTTTATCGCATTATCAGATCCTACTGAAGCAGATAACTGGCAACTTAAACAGAGTGTTGAAGATCCTAATGGCGATGGATTTACTGGGTTTATTCACCAAGTAGTAATCGATCAATATTTATCTAAGCATGAAACTCCAGAAGATATAGAACTATATTTCTGTGGACCACCATTAATGAATCAAGCGGTTCAGAAAATGGGTGAGGATTTTGGTCTTGACGATGAAAATATCCGTTTTGATGATTTTGGAGGTTAA
- a CDS encoding DUF4846 domain-containing protein, translating into MKKILLILILLIAVVSLVFQFTPVKETVNYVSKSVVSKTSLISKDSLTISSRVKIPKGYKRVKYPKGSFQEYLRNYSLKPFGNKIINYDNSEYYWQQGHIGILDILVPKNGLQQCADALIRIRSEYLWDTNRKSEIGFNFTSGHYCSWKKYAEGYRPNIKGNKVTFSKTASANASKENFYKYLNLIYMYSGTLSLSQELKAITSVKDLEIGDMLIKGGSPGHIVMLGDAVVNEKREKLFLLFQGNTPAQSVHLVKNLEDSEISPWYNLKMNALIPVSNYTFYYSKFARFK; encoded by the coding sequence ATGAAGAAAATACTACTTATTCTTATATTACTAATTGCAGTTGTTTCTTTAGTGTTTCAATTTACACCCGTAAAAGAAACTGTGAATTATGTTTCTAAGTCTGTTGTTTCTAAAACAAGTCTAATTTCAAAAGATAGTTTAACTATAAGTTCTAGAGTTAAAATACCTAAAGGTTACAAGCGTGTAAAATATCCAAAAGGGTCATTTCAGGAATATTTACGTAACTATAGTTTAAAGCCATTTGGCAATAAGATTATTAATTATGATAATAGCGAGTATTACTGGCAACAAGGCCATATTGGGATATTAGATATTCTAGTACCTAAAAACGGATTACAGCAATGTGCTGATGCTTTAATTAGAATAAGAAGCGAATACCTTTGGGATACTAATAGAAAGAGTGAGATAGGCTTTAATTTCACCTCAGGACATTATTGTTCTTGGAAGAAATATGCCGAAGGTTATAGACCAAATATTAAAGGCAATAAAGTAACGTTTAGCAAAACAGCTTCAGCGAATGCTTCAAAAGAGAACTTCTATAAATACCTTAACCTTATTTATATGTATTCAGGTACTTTATCCTTGTCTCAAGAGTTAAAAGCAATCACTTCTGTTAAAGACTTAGAAATTGGAGATATGCTTATAAAAGGCGGAAGTCCAGGTCATATTGTTATGCTTGGAGATGCAGTTGTAAACGAAAAAAGAGAAAAGCTATTTCTATTATTTCAAGGTAATACTCCTGCCCAAAGTGTTCATTTAGTAAAAAATTTAGAAGACAGTGAAATTTCACCTTGGTACAATTTAAAAATGAATGCTTTAATTCCAGTATCTAACTACACGTTTTACTATTCTAAATTTGCTAGGTTTAAATAA
- a CDS encoding Na(+)-translocating NADH-quinone reductase subunit F, translating into MSKPLTPQELHNLAMNHVGKDLEKRGFEFIAINSKLKKHPQFVCMDTNKKHFFVIVKAVLLPDNANNYDVVWMESFKEHAREHDAKVLYAGVGLGNPNGESLPIFLDEEYLIEYNGIQVLETNFN; encoded by the coding sequence ATGAGTAAACCTTTAACACCACAAGAACTTCACAACCTTGCTATGAACCATGTTGGTAAAGACCTCGAAAAACGAGGTTTCGAGTTTATTGCAATAAATAGTAAACTTAAAAAGCACCCTCAATTTGTTTGTATGGATACTAATAAAAAACATTTTTTCGTAATTGTTAAAGCAGTACTATTACCAGATAATGCTAATAATTACGATGTGGTTTGGATGGAGTCTTTTAAAGAACATGCTCGCGAACATGATGCTAAAGTATTATACGCAGGAGTTGGTTTAGGTAACCCAAATGGAGAATCGTTGCCAATTTTTTTAGACGAAGAATATTTAATCGAATACAATGGCATTCAAGTTTTAGAGACTAATTTTAATTAA